In Pelorhabdus rhamnosifermentans, a single genomic region encodes these proteins:
- a CDS encoding ShlB/FhaC/HecB family hemolysin secretion/activation protein, with protein sequence MGDREEQNQRARQDEQARQQRQQNRDVFLKAKTPLETEEALPKETPSFFVKTVQIEGPEIAQFIWLSQKAAHYNGQMIGKEGINLIVKRLNNALIDRGYITSRVMVPEQDLSQGVLRFVLVVGTIGDIRFDPPMKQADWHLAFPTKPGDILNLRDLEQGLEQLKRIPSQDADFKLTPGKQPDQTDIVINLKRTKPWKVIYSIDDSGEKPTGRLQNSATLSVDNLFGLNDLFYIGWNRDAEGHHSIHSTKGNSINWSFPAGYWTYSFSSWNHNYKQTFYNAANTLVYIGDSRNLELKAERVIDRTQNSKTKLNFGVLQNWSHNYIDNTEIMVQRKQTTALEFGLSQRRYVNQDVWDYQLSYHHGMAWFGAQSQAATPDGSPTTRYGLWILEVDLTKPVVIWDTQARYNLTWRGQYTNSTLYATDCFSIGNRYTVRGFDGEQTLLGERGWYCRNELAFPLDQKGREIYGGLDYGVVSGPSAATLTSHELLGAVVGLRGAIGQGNFDVFVGWPLKEPHEFGSQNPTYGFQYTYAI encoded by the coding sequence GTGGGAGATAGGGAGGAACAAAATCAGCGAGCACGTCAAGATGAGCAAGCACGGCAACAGCGGCAGCAAAATCGTGACGTTTTCTTGAAAGCAAAGACTCCTCTAGAAACCGAAGAGGCTTTGCCGAAAGAAACGCCATCTTTTTTTGTTAAAACCGTACAAATAGAAGGGCCTGAAATAGCGCAGTTTATTTGGCTTAGTCAAAAAGCTGCTCACTATAATGGCCAAATGATTGGGAAAGAAGGCATTAATCTTATTGTCAAACGATTAAATAATGCCTTAATTGATAGAGGGTACATTACAAGTCGTGTGATGGTACCAGAGCAAGATCTATCTCAAGGAGTTCTGCGGTTCGTATTGGTGGTAGGCACAATTGGTGACATTCGCTTTGATCCGCCAATGAAACAGGCTGATTGGCACCTGGCTTTTCCTACAAAGCCGGGAGATATCTTAAATCTGCGTGATTTAGAGCAAGGATTAGAACAACTAAAACGAATTCCTTCCCAAGACGCTGATTTTAAACTCACGCCAGGAAAACAACCAGATCAGACGGATATTGTCATTAATTTAAAGCGTACCAAACCGTGGAAGGTCATTTATTCTATTGATGATTCGGGTGAGAAGCCCACAGGACGATTACAGAATTCAGCAACCTTATCTGTGGACAATCTTTTTGGGTTGAATGACTTGTTTTATATTGGCTGGAATCGAGACGCCGAAGGGCATCATTCCATACATAGTACAAAGGGAAACTCCATCAATTGGTCTTTCCCTGCAGGTTATTGGACATATTCGTTTTCTAGTTGGAATCACAACTATAAACAGACATTTTATAATGCTGCCAATACCTTAGTATATATTGGCGATAGCCGAAATTTAGAATTGAAAGCCGAACGCGTCATTGACCGGACTCAAAATAGCAAAACCAAGCTGAATTTCGGGGTACTACAAAATTGGAGTCATAATTACATCGATAATACTGAGATTATGGTACAGCGTAAACAAACTACTGCGCTAGAATTTGGTTTATCTCAGCGACGCTACGTGAATCAAGATGTATGGGATTATCAATTGTCTTATCATCATGGTATGGCTTGGTTTGGTGCCCAATCGCAAGCAGCTACGCCTGATGGCAGTCCAACCACTCGCTATGGTTTGTGGATTTTAGAAGTCGATTTGACAAAGCCCGTCGTTATCTGGGATACACAGGCTCGCTACAATCTTACCTGGCGTGGACAGTATACGAATAGCACCTTGTATGCAACCGATTGTTTCAGTATTGGAAATCGTTATACTGTACGGGGCTTTGACGGTGAACAAACCTTGCTTGGTGAACGAGGCTGGTATTGCCGTAATGAACTAGCGTTTCCCTTGGATCAAAAGGGAAGAGAAATATATGGTGGCTTGGATTACGGAGTGGTCAGTGGTCCATCTGCAGCAACACTTACCAGTCATGAACTTTTAGGCGCTGTGGTGGGGCTTCGTGGGGCCATCGGGCAAGGAAACTTTGATGTGTTTGTAGGCTGGCCGCTGAAAGAACCCCACGAATTTGGCAGTCAAAATCCTACTTATGGTTTTCAGTATACTTACGCTATATAG